TTAAAAGGTATACTCTCATACTCAAATTTGATTTATGAGATTATATTTGTTGATGACAAAAGTACAGATAATACCATAGAAGTAATAGATAATATTTTCAAAAGTCACCGTGGTATGAGATTAAATAAAATCCTTCATAACATAAATACAGGCAGAGGAAAGGCTGTTACGGATGGTCTTAAGTCAGCAGAGGGTGAAGTAGCCGGCTACATAGATGCAGATCTTGAGATAGACCCGGTTTATATCTATTCATTTTATCATGCTATTGAACGGGGGTATGATGCCGCCATTGGTGAACGGGTATCACGTTTTAGCATGCATTCAATTCCAAGGTTCTTTACGGGCAGGGGATATAATATGTTCATGCGTACATTGATAAATCTACCTTTGCATGATACAGAGGCCGGCATTAAGTTCTTTAGCAGGCAAAAACTCATGCTTATTTTGGATAGTATGGAGGATCATCACTGGTTCTGGGATACGGAGATATGCGCCAGGATGTATAAAAAAGGTTATAAAATTAAAGAGATACCATGTGTTTATGCAAGGAGCAGTACGAAAAGATCAACCGTCAAAATTATACCGGATTCAATATATTATTTTAAGAAACTGGTAAAATTCAGAACCGTGTACAAATCTTTGTAAACTAACCTAAATAATGTATTTGAAGGTACATTATTTTTATTACCCTCCGTTTTACATGTAAAGCAAAAGAAAAAATTTTTTCTGTCTTTTCCAAGCTAAGCAATACCTTGACATTATTCATGGATTTATCTATCCTTTTAAATGAGGCAGTTGTTATGTGGAGACCGGCTCCAAGAATAAATTAAATATAATTTTGTCACATCTTTCTACCATTTTGGAAAGATGGTAAAAGTTTATTTACTATCTGATACCTTTGATAGACAGTGTAGTTCTGTATATAAAACGTTGACTAACATGTGCGGCTTATTTACTTTATCGTTATGAAGATACTTTTTATAATACCACCTTTTTTGTCG
This genomic interval from Deltaproteobacteria bacterium contains the following:
- a CDS encoding glycosyltransferase family 2 protein, coding for MDKPQLSIVLACYNEASHLEKSFDRLKGILSYSNLIYEIIFVDDKSTDNTIEVIDNIFKSHRGMRLNKILHNINTGRGKAVTDGLKSAEGEVAGYIDADLEIDPVYIYSFYHAIERGYDAAIGERVSRFSMHSIPRFFTGRGYNMFMRTLINLPLHDTEAGIKFFSRQKLMLILDSMEDHHWFWDTEICARMYKKGYKIKEIPCVYARSSTKRSTVKIIPDSIYYFKKLVKFRTVYKSL